The following nucleotide sequence is from Mucilaginibacter sp. cycad4.
TTTTAACATTAAGGGCGGCGGCATAGCCATAATTTACCGTACGGGTAAAATCGTAGCTCAATGTCCAGTCCTTCCAGAAATAGTTTTTGCCGGCTAAGCCTAAAGTCAGCGTACGGAAGTTTGAGCTGCCATCAATAATCTCAGTATGGATAGAGTTGGTTGTTTTGTTGATGCCATAGCTGCTGCTGGCTTCTGCATCAATAACATCAACAATACTTACCCTGAATTTTAAACCCGGGGTAAAGTTGAGGTTTTTAGCTATGTTTTTTAATGGAGCTGCTGATGCCAGTACGTTATCAGCAGTAACGCTATCAGAGAAAGCGACACCGTTGGTGTAAGTTAACGCACCGTTAAATTGCAGGGTAAATTTACGCTGGGCCCATGGCTTGGCATACACCACATTTGCACCGCCTGAGTAGTACCCACCTGCATTTAAATAATTGGTTAGATTGGTCCCTTCAAAGTTTTTTAACGATGGGTTTGCTGCTAAAGCGGCTGGGCTAAATGCCCGGGGATAGGTTATGGTGTATTGTACTATTTTATTTTGTGTTGCGGTAAAGTTGAAATTGGTAAAGAAAATATTGCCGGTTTGGAAACTGAAATTATTATATCTCAATGAAAAATTATTGGCAAACTCGGGCTTCAGGTTGGGGTTACCCTGTACCGGGTAAAGCGCGTTTGTAAAATCAATAACCGGCTGCAGCTGGCTAAATGTTGGCTGGTTGCTTGATCCGTTATACAGGAAGTTTAAAGCTTTCCCCCTCGAAAAATTATAGCTGAAACGAGCGGTTGGGATCACATTAAACGTAGTTACATGGGTTGCCGAATCGTTTTTAAGGTTCAGGCCGTTTAATGCAGCGGGCTGTACGCCAATACCCAAAGTAACGTTGTATTTCTTTTCGATAAAGCGATAGTTGAGGCCAACGCGGTTGGTGGTAAAGTTATATTTGTAGTTGTTGCTCAACCTGTCGTAATGGTCATATGTATTGGCGGTACTAAGTGTATCCGTCTCCCGGTCGCTGGTAGTGTTTGAGCGGTTAAAGGCATAATTTAACTCCAGGTATCCCCTTTTACTTATTGGTTCAAGGTACGAGATGTTTGTACCAAAACTGGTTATCCGGCTATCGGTATATGTTTGCTGATTGGCAGGCGCCTGTACCGGCGCGCCATCGGCATAATCATAGGTTGGATTATCAAACTGCGATGTTTTTGATGTATTAGCGCTAAGGTTAATACTCAGGTTGCGGCCATGCCCGTTAAAGCGGTGGTTATACAAGGCATTAATACCGTAACCTGGTGTTGTGCCATCGCTATGCGATAGCGAGGTATATGATGGATGGGTTATGCCGCCGATAGTTGATGATACTGATTCGTTAGCATCGGTATTGGTGCTTGAATAGGTGAAGTTTGGTACAACCTTTAAGTAATTAATAGTATCTGGTTTCCACTCCAGGTTAAAGTTAAAGCGGTGGTTGATCGGGTTGTCTGTTTGGTTGCTTTTTTGCGTACTTACAGTTGGAGACTGATTGTTATTGGTTTGAATGGAAGAACTAACAGTATTGGTGGTATTATCCGTATAGCTGTAGCTTCCGTAAACAGATAGCGTTTTACCCCATTGATCGCGAAAGTTAGCGCCTATCGAATGCGCTTTAGTAGTACCGTTAGCGCTTGTGGTTGATCCGCTTGAGCCACGCAGGGCATTACCCCTGCCGCCACCACCACCGCCAAAACCACCCCCTCCGCCGCCGCCCGAGGTTGCACTGCCGTAAGTAAACGTATTTACGTTGGTATTGTTAATCGTTCCCAATACGGCTATCTGCTGCTCGTTATTGAAGTTAAAAAACTTCAGATCGCCTATATAACGGTTGGCATTGGCTATGCCCTGGTCTTTAGGTAAAAAGTCCTCGCCGTCGCCGGCTGTCGCCTGGCCAAAATAGCCATGGTTCTTATCCTTACGAATGGTAATGTTCAGGATCTTATCCGGCTCGCCGGTTTTAATGCCGGTAAGGTTAGCCTGGTCGCCGTAATCATCAATTACCTGGATGCTTTCTACCACATCGGCAGGCAGGTTTTGAGTTGCGGTTTTAACATCGCCCCCAAAAAAATCCTTTCCGTTTACCCTTACCTTGGTAACCGATTTTCCCTGTGCTGTTACGTTTCCGTTTTTATCCACATCAACGCCAGGCAGTTTTTTTAACACATCTTCAACGGGGGCATTTTCGCGTACAGGATACGCGCTTACTTTATATTCGGTAGTATCTTCTTTTAATATCACCGGGTTAACACCTACAATGGTAACCTGGTTAAGCATATTGGTCTCTGTTTTTAAAACTATAGCGCCAAGATCAACCGGTTGGGTGCCGGCATCAAGCGAGTAGTGTTTTTTTATTGCTGTAAAACCGATTGACGAAATAGTAAGGGTTAGTTTGTTGCCCTTTACTACCGGGAACGAAAACTTACCGGTTGCATCGGCGATAGCTATGGTACTGTCGCCGCCGTTTGAAACCAGTTTAACACTGCTGCCGGGCAATGAAAGCTTCGTTGAATCAACAACAGTTCCCTTTACTTCCCGCCCCGTTTGGGCGTAGGAACCAAAGGCAAATAAAAAGATAAAACTCAAGATAAGAAGTAGGGGTTTCATAAA
It contains:
- a CDS encoding outer membrane beta-barrel protein; its protein translation is MKPLLLILSFIFLFAFGSYAQTGREVKGTVVDSTKLSLPGSSVKLVSNGGDSTIAIADATGKFSFPVVKGNKLTLTISSIGFTAIKKHYSLDAGTQPVDLGAIVLKTETNMLNQVTIVGVNPVILKEDTTEYKVSAYPVRENAPVEDVLKKLPGVDVDKNGNVTAQGKSVTKVRVNGKDFFGGDVKTATQNLPADVVESIQVIDDYGDQANLTGIKTGEPDKILNITIRKDKNHGYFGQATAGDGEDFLPKDQGIANANRYIGDLKFFNFNNEQQIAVLGTINNTNVNTFTYGSATSGGGGGGGFGGGGGGRGNALRGSSGSTTSANGTTKAHSIGANFRDQWGKTLSVYGSYSYTDNTTNTVSSSIQTNNNQSPTVSTQKSNQTDNPINHRFNFNLEWKPDTINYLKVVPNFTYSSTNTDANESVSSTIGGITHPSYTSLSHSDGTTPGYGINALYNHRFNGHGRNLSINLSANTSKTSQFDNPTYDYADGAPVQAPANQQTYTDSRITSFGTNISYLEPISKRGYLELNYAFNRSNTTSDRETDTLSTANTYDHYDRLSNNYKYNFTTNRVGLNYRFIEKKYNVTLGIGVQPAALNGLNLKNDSATHVTTFNVIPTARFSYNFSRGKALNFLYNGSSNQPTFSQLQPVIDFTNALYPVQGNPNLKPEFANNFSLRYNNFSFQTGNIFFTNFNFTATQNKIVQYTITYPRAFSPAALAANPSLKNFEGTNLTNYLNAGGYYSGGANVVYAKPWAQRKFTLQFNGALTYTNGVAFSDSVTADNVLASAAPLKNIAKNLNFTPGLKFRVSIVDVIDAEASSSYGINKTTNSIHTEIIDGSSNFRTLTLGLAGKNYFWKDWTLSYDFTRTVNYGYAAALNVKNPNILNTYVERRFLKDHRATIRLAAYDLFNQNTGFTSVVNGNITTQSNVNRLGRYYLLSFTFRLQKFAGKAPTQEPGQRRFNRDGGGPGGPGGGPGGGPGGPGSF